Proteins from a genomic interval of Armatimonadota bacterium:
- a CDS encoding metal ABC transporter substrate-binding protein, whose amino-acid sequence MKIRVISLLLLTIMLVVPSYAKIKVVTSASNLADITRNIGGDLVSVTSLARPTEDIHFVEPRPSFVAKLKDADVVVVYGMGFDQWMRPLIDNARNKKIVQGGPGYVDASVGIKKREVPAGKIDMSMGEIHPLGNPHYLLDPENAKIVARNILGGLIRVSPKDENKFRSNYSRFLSELDSAINKWEGILQPFKGQPVVTYHKSWIYFTGRFGLEDAGTIEPKPGIPPSPSHVSKLIQAMKREKVKVIMMETFYPQKFPKLIAKETGAEICVLPYEVGAVKGADSYIKMIDYIVHKIAAALK is encoded by the coding sequence ATGAAAATAAGGGTAATTTCTTTGCTCCTTTTAACAATCATGCTTGTGGTACCTTCATATGCGAAGATAAAAGTTGTTACATCTGCGTCAAACCTGGCTGATATAACTCGCAATATCGGTGGTGACTTGGTGAGCGTTACCAGCCTTGCGAGGCCTACCGAGGATATTCATTTTGTAGAACCTAGACCCAGTTTCGTTGCTAAACTAAAAGATGCCGATGTTGTCGTGGTCTACGGAATGGGTTTCGACCAGTGGATGCGGCCGTTGATTGACAACGCACGCAATAAGAAAATTGTTCAGGGAGGTCCTGGTTATGTAGATGCTTCTGTCGGCATAAAGAAGCGTGAGGTGCCAGCTGGGAAAATAGATATGTCCATGGGGGAAATTCATCCGCTAGGGAATCCTCATTATCTTCTTGACCCAGAGAATGCGAAAATTGTGGCAAGGAACATTTTAGGTGGCCTTATTCGAGTATCGCCAAAAGATGAGAACAAATTTCGAAGTAACTATAGCCGTTTTCTTAGCGAACTTGACTCGGCGATAAATAAATGGGAAGGCATTCTTCAGCCATTTAAAGGCCAACCTGTTGTAACCTATCACAAGAGTTGGATTTATTTTACCGGCCGTTTTGGCCTCGAAGATGCTGGCACAATTGAACCAAAGCCAGGAATCCCTCCTTCGCCTTCGCACGTTAGCAAGCTTATCCAGGCAATGAAACGCGAGAAAGTAAAGGTCATCATGATGGAGACATTCTATCCTCAGAAGTTTCCAAAGTTAATCGCAAAGGAGACTGGTGCTGAGATATGTGTGCTACCCTACGAGGTAGGCGCGGTCAAGGGCGCAGATTCCTATATCAAAATGATTGATTATATCGTGCACAAAATCGCCGCTGCACTAAAGTAG
- a CDS encoding metal ABC transporter permease produces the protein MEIFTDNILRMPLIALVLTGLMCGYLGIFVILKRVVFLGAALAEVSSAGIAAALLLGLNPVIGSLAFVLGGVGIFSIRARRGVPQEAGVGIGYALAGALGVLLIHLGSGEAHMLDILTGCIIGVDVADVWLMLGVFLAIGVIHWLCFKEFIFTSFDPETAASQGIKVRLFDVIIFLTLGVAVAVSLRSVGTLVTFAFLVIPGAAALALARRMKTAILIAPIHAFIPAVLGYYLSYRFDLPTGATVTAVMIVLLLIPALLVKSKQYLPLLGASSS, from the coding sequence GTGGAAATTTTCACAGACAATATTCTTAGAATGCCGTTAATTGCTCTGGTATTGACAGGCCTTATGTGCGGCTACCTTGGAATATTTGTTATTCTGAAAAGGGTGGTGTTCCTAGGGGCCGCATTAGCAGAAGTAAGTTCTGCGGGAATTGCTGCTGCTTTGCTTTTAGGACTAAATCCGGTTATTGGCTCATTGGCTTTTGTGCTTGGCGGAGTAGGAATATTTAGCATAAGGGCGAGGCGTGGTGTTCCCCAGGAGGCGGGTGTTGGTATAGGTTATGCACTAGCCGGCGCACTTGGGGTTTTGCTTATTCATTTAGGTTCGGGCGAGGCGCACATGCTAGATATTTTGACTGGATGCATTATTGGTGTTGATGTTGCGGATGTGTGGTTAATGCTTGGAGTATTCCTTGCCATTGGAGTAATCCATTGGCTATGTTTTAAGGAGTTCATTTTCACCTCGTTTGACCCAGAAACAGCTGCGTCGCAGGGTATCAAGGTGAGATTATTTGATGTGATTATATTCTTAACCCTTGGCGTGGCTGTGGCAGTTAGCCTAAGGTCAGTAGGCACGTTGGTAACTTTTGCTTTTCTGGTAATCCCAGGGGCGGCCGCGCTTGCTTTGGCTAGGAGAATGAAAACGGCCATCCTTATAGCGCCAATCCACGCTTTTATTCCAGCTGTACTTGGATATTACTTGTCTTACCGGTTTGATTTGCCTACCGGTGCAACCGTAACCGCAGTCATGATTGTTTTGCTGCTAATACCTGCTTTATTGGTGAAGTCAAAGCAATATTTGCCCCTTCTTGGAGCAAGTTCAAGTTAA
- a CDS encoding peptidase MA family metallohydrolase: protein MAKIGEQWHSVLSKKLDFDPGGVIPVYLYPNRRAFADAIGAKPDESVVGMAHTRTLKVRIDASNTLARIESIVPHELVHVFLSRRLKAFTPRMPLWMHEGLAKYLTGDWSPGDAELLREIGTSGRIIPLNRISHVFPQDEKQRAIAYVESYSIVSFMAKKYGPECIPDFLAELSAGNPFPTALEYSIGVRPEKLEEEWRQYLWDEYGLDRWIRFGSATVSFLMAFFAILAFRARRLMKRRKVAELEEEFHEEYK, encoded by the coding sequence GTGGCGAAAATTGGGGAACAATGGCATTCGGTGCTGTCCAAAAAGCTTGATTTTGACCCAGGTGGCGTAATACCTGTGTATCTTTATCCAAACCGCCGTGCATTCGCAGATGCAATTGGCGCAAAGCCAGATGAGAGCGTTGTCGGAATGGCTCACACCCGGACTTTGAAGGTTCGAATTGATGCCTCCAATACTTTAGCACGAATCGAGAGCATTGTACCTCATGAATTAGTACATGTTTTCCTTTCTCGGCGACTTAAGGCATTCACGCCGAGAATGCCTCTATGGATGCATGAAGGTCTGGCAAAATACTTAACCGGTGATTGGTCACCCGGCGATGCTGAACTTCTTAGAGAAATTGGCACCTCAGGTAGGATTATTCCTCTAAATAGGATCTCCCATGTATTCCCGCAGGATGAAAAACAGCGTGCAATTGCATACGTCGAAAGCTACTCAATAGTTAGTTTTATGGCAAAGAAATACGGTCCGGAATGCATTCCTGATTTCCTTGCCGAGCTTTCGGCGGGTAATCCTTTTCCTACAGCTCTCGAGTACAGCATCGGTGTCCGACCGGAAAAGCTGGAAGAAGAATGGCGGCAGTATCTTTGGGATGAGTATGGCCTTGACCGGTGGATTCGATTTGGGAGCGCAACCGTCTCGTTCTTGATGGCATTCTTTGCTATCCTTGCGTTCCGTGCTCGGCGGCTAATGAAGCGCCGAAAAGTAGCCGAATTGGAGGAGGAATTTCACGAGGAATATAAGTAA
- a CDS encoding metal ABC transporter ATP-binding protein, with the protein MKEIIRFKDVDLGYDGIPILIGLDFAIKEGDFVGIIGPNGVGKTTLLKGMLGMLSPIKGQIIYSKNIKFGYVPQRQSPDDAFPLSVLDVVLMGRWRLIGFGRRAKPRDWQAALTALEQAGVGSLADSLFRDLSGGQKQRVLIARALASEPNVLILDEPTTDLDVAGQRSIMDLLKRLHDERNLTVVVASHLLHHVVNYVETIGFVEESTFKLEPIEAAVTAENLSRLYGIKVQVGEINGHRFVF; encoded by the coding sequence ATGAAAGAGATAATCCGATTCAAAGATGTTGACCTTGGTTATGATGGGATACCAATACTTATCGGGCTAGACTTCGCCATAAAGGAAGGCGATTTTGTGGGCATAATAGGCCCAAACGGGGTTGGGAAAACCACACTTCTAAAGGGAATGCTAGGGATGCTTTCTCCCATTAAAGGCCAGATTATTTACAGCAAGAACATCAAGTTCGGATACGTACCCCAGCGCCAGTCTCCCGATGATGCCTTTCCACTTTCTGTCCTGGATGTTGTGCTCATGGGAAGATGGCGTCTGATTGGGTTCGGGCGTCGTGCAAAGCCCAGAGATTGGCAAGCAGCTTTGACTGCACTAGAGCAGGCTGGAGTGGGCTCCCTAGCAGATTCCCTCTTTCGAGATCTTTCAGGTGGACAAAAGCAAAGAGTTCTCATCGCTAGAGCATTGGCGAGCGAACCAAATGTTCTGATTTTGGATGAGCCAACCACTGACTTGGACGTGGCTGGACAGAGAAGCATAATGGATCTCCTAAAACGGCTACATGATGAACGAAATTTGACAGTGGTCGTAGCAAGCCATCTGCTTCATCATGTGGTTAACTATGTGGAAACTATCGGTTTTGTTGAGGAAAGCACATTTAAGCTCGAACCCATCGAAGCGGCTGTTACAGCTGAGAACCTAAGCCGTCTTTATGGTATTAAGGTGCAGGTAGGTGAAATTAACGGACACAGGTTTGTGTTTTAG
- a CDS encoding metallophosphoesterase → MQRRVLFTPIIIFLLIVLPISSYAWKFVSMADSRGGDNGVNMKVFSAIIDRVNAENPDLVIFQGDAVSGSKNPKVLSSQMDTWLSVMKKLKCRWYYVPGNHEIRSAACEDVLRKKIDQPLNGPPGHKELVFSFDHKNAHFVGLNSYHPGETHRVQIEWLAQDLKSTNKPHIFVMAHDPAYPVGPHVKSSLDAHPDERDAFWKLMEKAGVRIYFCGHEHLYKRSRHGNIFQVINGTCGAPIYKGRDAISKYHYVVVEVDGAKVRCEAKDMGGKTFDSWEYSVAIASGSEASGSSCQP, encoded by the coding sequence ATGCAGCGCAGAGTTCTCTTTACCCCAATCATCATCTTTTTATTGATTGTTCTTCCAATTTCATCTTATGCTTGGAAGTTCGTCTCCATGGCGGATAGTCGGGGTGGCGATAATGGTGTAAACATGAAAGTGTTTTCGGCAATAATTGACCGGGTTAATGCTGAAAACCCTGATTTAGTCATTTTCCAAGGCGATGCGGTTAGCGGTTCAAAAAATCCAAAGGTGCTAAGTTCCCAGATGGATACATGGCTTTCTGTTATGAAAAAGCTAAAATGCCGCTGGTACTACGTCCCCGGCAACCATGAAATCCGCTCAGCCGCCTGTGAAGATGTTCTGCGAAAGAAAATTGACCAGCCGCTCAATGGCCCGCCAGGGCACAAGGAATTGGTTTTTTCATTTGACCACAAGAATGCCCATTTCGTTGGACTGAACAGCTATCATCCTGGGGAAACCCACCGCGTTCAGATTGAATGGCTTGCGCAGGACCTAAAGTCGACAAATAAACCTCATATTTTTGTAATGGCGCACGACCCAGCATACCCAGTAGGTCCGCATGTCAAAAGCTCACTAGATGCACATCCTGATGAGCGCGATGCATTCTGGAAGCTGATGGAAAAGGCGGGCGTTAGGATATATTTCTGTGGCCATGAGCACCTGTATAAGCGATCGCGCCATGGAAACATCTTTCAAGTGATAAATGGCACGTGCGGAGCGCCAATTTATAAAGGTAGGGATGCCATTAGCAAGTATCATTATGTGGTAGTTGAGGTTGATGGCGCAAAGGTTCGATGTGAGGCGAAGGATATGGGAGGTAAAACATTTGATTCGTGGGAGTATTCCGTGGCAATTGCAAGCGGCTCGGAAGCTAGCGGATCTTCGTGCCAGCCCTAA
- a CDS encoding amidohydrolase family protein, whose product MKFIDCHVHCFPDSLAEKAVANLAEAYKLQPSFNGTIAGLIRQMDEMGIQASFIQCVATKPSQVPSINNWLAEVKSERLVPFGAIHPDFPNPEAELCRMRKLGIKGIKLHGNWQGFRPDDKRMIPIYQAAQENFIMYFHAGGEIVDSLEVLATPEALGHVRRMFPRLRMVCAHMGGYKMWNEVEKHLLGTDVYFDVSYCFPKDMPDDQMVKYIRMHGAEKILFGSDSPCGHPKPQMDRLLSLPITDEEKELIAWKNAVQLLS is encoded by the coding sequence ATGAAATTTATAGACTGTCACGTTCACTGTTTTCCAGATTCTCTTGCTGAAAAGGCCGTTGCAAACCTTGCAGAAGCCTATAAACTCCAACCGTCCTTCAATGGCACAATAGCCGGCTTAATCCGCCAAATGGATGAAATGGGAATACAAGCCTCGTTCATCCAATGCGTCGCAACAAAGCCGTCACAGGTGCCATCAATCAATAACTGGCTGGCAGAGGTTAAAAGCGAACGGCTGGTTCCATTCGGCGCAATACACCCTGACTTCCCAAATCCCGAAGCCGAACTCTGCCGGATGCGCAAGCTTGGAATTAAAGGAATCAAACTGCATGGAAACTGGCAGGGGTTTCGACCGGATGACAAACGCATGATTCCAATCTACCAGGCCGCTCAGGAGAATTTCATAATGTATTTCCATGCCGGTGGCGAAATCGTGGATAGCTTGGAGGTGCTTGCCACCCCTGAAGCACTTGGTCATGTTCGGCGGATGTTTCCCAGACTCAGGATGGTTTGCGCTCACATGGGCGGATACAAAATGTGGAATGAAGTTGAGAAACACCTTCTTGGAACCGATGTCTACTTCGATGTGTCATATTGCTTCCCCAAGGATATGCCGGACGACCAGATGGTTAAATATATCCGCATGCATGGCGCAGAGAAGATACTCTTCGGCAGTGACTCTCCTTGCGGCCACCCGAAGCCCCAAATGGATAGACTTCTGTCGCTCCCTATCACTGATGAAGAAAAAGAGCTTATTGCTTGGAAGAATGCAGTACAGTTGCTTTCTTAA